The following is a genomic window from Pseudomonas lurida.
GACAATGATTTTCCCCGGCGTCGGCACCGCTGTTGGTGGCGCGATTGGTGGCCTGCTTGGCAGTGAAGCCGGCACCTGGCTCGGTGACAAATTGTTCGGCCCAGGCGACCGCCTGCCGCAACCAAGCACGGTGAGCAAGGAACTCAACGCGGCGCGCACGGACAACGTGCAAGTCACCCTCGCCCCGAGCATCCAGATCACTGGCGTGAACCCCGCTGATGCCCAGCAGGTGGTCAATCAGGTCATCCAGGCCCTGCAATTCCAATGCATGCCAATGGTTACCGACACCTTGGGCGTTCGGCGCAATGCGGCACTGACCGATCCAGCAGGAGGTGACTGATGAGACAGCAAATGGTACTCGGCGACTTTATTTTTGGTTTGTCCCGAGGGTTTGCCTATGCCTCGCTGGTGCGTACCAGCGATGGCGGCTGGAGTGACCTGTCGATTATTGCCAGCAAATCCCAGTCGCGACAAAGCGGGCAAAAGCTGGAAAAACTCACGTTCAGCGGCACCGCCATGTATGCCATCGGCATGCAGCGCCTGGACGAACTGCGTGCGCTGCAAAATACCCGGGCGCCGTTGACGCTGGTCGATGGCATCGGTCGCAACTGGGGCCTGTGGCGCA
Proteins encoded in this region:
- a CDS encoding phage tail protein translates to MRQQMVLGDFIFGLSRGFAYASLVRTSDGGWSDLSIIASKSQSRQSGQKLEKLTFSGTAMYAIGMQRLDELRALQNTRAPLTLVDGIGRNWGLWRINTITETQSNVIDDGTAIVMAWTLELEEFVNA